In Paraburkholderia sprentiae WSM5005, a genomic segment contains:
- a CDS encoding trimeric intracellular cation channel family protein, with protein sequence MNSHAVYTIFDLIGTFVFAISGAVAARQRRLDLFGIVVIAFMVACGGGIVRDLCIGAIPPAGLSNWRYLAAALAASAVTILAYPQVRRLRQPVLFFDAIGLGLFAVSGAQKTLAYGHNAELAMLLGIVSAVGGGVMRDVVLSRVPAILEREIYASAALLGAAVQVGFSYAGWTDWWTPWFATLACVLVRLASLRYGWRLPVFQGRRTAEKRDNP encoded by the coding sequence GTGAATTCGCACGCCGTCTATACCATCTTCGATCTGATCGGTACCTTCGTGTTCGCGATCAGTGGCGCTGTGGCCGCGCGCCAACGACGACTCGACCTGTTCGGCATCGTCGTGATCGCCTTCATGGTCGCGTGCGGCGGCGGCATCGTGCGCGACCTATGCATCGGCGCGATCCCGCCCGCGGGGCTCTCCAACTGGCGATATCTGGCCGCCGCGCTAGCCGCGTCGGCGGTGACCATTCTCGCGTATCCGCAGGTGCGCCGGCTGCGTCAGCCGGTGTTGTTCTTCGATGCGATCGGGCTGGGTCTGTTCGCTGTGTCGGGCGCGCAGAAAACGCTCGCGTACGGCCACAATGCCGAGCTCGCGATGCTGCTCGGCATCGTCAGCGCGGTGGGCGGCGGTGTCATGCGCGACGTCGTGCTGTCGCGCGTGCCCGCGATTCTCGAGCGCGAGATCTATGCATCGGCCGCGCTGCTCGGCGCGGCGGTGCAGGTCGGCTTTTCGTATGCGGGCTGGACCGACTGGTGGACGCCGTGGTTCGCGACCCTCGCGTGCGTGCTGGTGCGGCTCGCGTCGCTGCGCTACGGCTGGCGGCTGCCGGTCTTCCAGGGCAGACGCACGGCCGAGAAGCGCGACAACCCATGA
- a CDS encoding helix-turn-helix domain-containing protein, translated as MDINALIARRVKALRDAQNWSLDALAERSKVSRSNISLIERGQSSPTATVLDKLATALNVPLASLFEQDDAPVTEPSPVSRSSEQVVWTDPSSGYVRRHLSPTARSAIQLVEVTFPAGQRVSYETGARDVDIHQQVWMLDGSMEITVGDVSWRLKTGDCLAMRLDSPIVFRNHTRKRARYLVALNTAPVNERRNG; from the coding sequence ATGGACATCAACGCCCTGATCGCACGCCGGGTCAAAGCGCTGCGCGATGCGCAGAACTGGTCGTTGGATGCACTGGCTGAACGCAGCAAGGTCAGCCGCTCGAATATCTCGCTGATCGAGCGCGGGCAGAGCAGCCCCACCGCGACCGTGCTCGACAAGCTCGCGACCGCGTTGAACGTGCCGCTCGCATCGCTATTCGAGCAGGATGACGCACCAGTTACCGAGCCGTCGCCGGTCAGTCGCTCGTCCGAGCAGGTGGTATGGACCGATCCGAGCTCCGGTTACGTACGGCGTCATCTATCGCCGACCGCGCGCTCGGCGATCCAGTTGGTGGAGGTCACCTTCCCCGCGGGTCAGCGCGTCAGTTACGAAACCGGCGCGCGCGACGTCGACATTCATCAACAGGTGTGGATGCTCGACGGCTCGATGGAAATCACGGTCGGCGACGTGAGCTGGCGCCTCAAGACAGGCGACTGTCTCGCGATGCGGCTCGATAGCCCGATCGTGTTCCGCAACCACACTCGCAAACGCGCGCGCTATCTCGTTGCGCTGAACACAGCGCCAGTCAATGAACGGAGAAACGGATGA
- a CDS encoding GNAT family N-acetyltransferase → MIDSATVRRVGANEAAACVEALADVLIDCVEGGASVSFMLPISRDTALRFWRDVAEGVARGERALLIAEDRDGSIIGTVQLITAQPENQPHRADVAKMLVHRKARRHGVGHALMTELDRIAREEKKSVLVLDTVTGGDAERLYQRAGWQRVGSVPNYALMPDGEFCATTFYCKQL, encoded by the coding sequence ATGATCGATAGCGCGACCGTACGGCGCGTCGGCGCAAACGAAGCCGCGGCCTGCGTCGAAGCGCTCGCCGATGTGCTCATCGACTGCGTGGAAGGTGGCGCGTCGGTCAGCTTCATGCTGCCCATCTCGCGCGACACGGCGCTCCGATTCTGGCGCGACGTCGCGGAGGGCGTCGCGCGCGGTGAGCGCGCCTTGCTGATCGCTGAAGATCGAGATGGCAGCATCATCGGCACCGTGCAGTTGATCACCGCGCAACCCGAAAATCAGCCGCATCGCGCCGATGTCGCGAAGATGCTCGTGCACAGAAAGGCGCGCCGGCACGGCGTCGGGCATGCTTTGATGACCGAGCTCGATCGCATCGCACGGGAAGAGAAGAAATCGGTTCTCGTGCTCGACACCGTCACCGGTGGCGATGCCGAACGGCTCTATCAGCGCGCCGGCTGGCAACGCGTCGGCAGCGTGCCGAATTACGCGCTGATGCCCGACGGCGAGTTCTGTGCCACGACGTTCTATTGCAAACAGCTTTGA
- a CDS encoding MurR/RpiR family transcriptional regulator codes for MSAPNLIPHIRSALANLRPAERKVADMVLADVDFAMRASITELAQRAEVSEPSVTRFCRAIGAHGLRDFKMHLAQSVAGGLPYASTAVARDDDVQTLMNKVGEAAIDGITHARGALDPAVVESAIAALSSARRVFFFGVGSGSGLVAQDAALRFLRIDIAAAAFTDGHLQRLYAGLMEPGDVAFAISHSGRSVEVNESIQIAKERGATTIALTNVGSRLAWLVDIPLLLRVASPIDPNTPGVSRLVHLCIMDALAIGVALKAGPETLEKMRHAKARLMPREPEGAGE; via the coding sequence GTGTCCGCACCGAATTTGATTCCCCATATCCGCAGCGCACTCGCGAATCTGCGGCCCGCCGAGCGCAAGGTCGCCGACATGGTGCTCGCTGACGTCGACTTCGCGATGCGCGCAAGCATCACGGAACTCGCGCAGCGCGCCGAAGTGTCCGAGCCTTCCGTCACGCGTTTTTGCCGCGCGATCGGTGCGCATGGCTTGCGCGACTTCAAGATGCACCTCGCGCAGAGCGTGGCGGGCGGGCTGCCCTATGCGTCGACCGCGGTCGCGCGCGACGACGACGTGCAGACCTTGATGAACAAGGTCGGCGAAGCGGCGATCGACGGCATCACGCATGCGCGCGGGGCGCTCGACCCTGCCGTGGTCGAAAGCGCGATCGCGGCACTTTCCAGCGCCCGGCGCGTGTTTTTCTTCGGCGTGGGTTCGGGCTCGGGGCTCGTCGCGCAGGATGCGGCGCTGCGGTTTTTGCGTATCGACATCGCCGCGGCCGCGTTTACCGATGGGCATTTGCAGCGTCTTTACGCCGGCCTGATGGAGCCCGGCGACGTCGCGTTTGCGATCTCGCATTCGGGCCGCAGCGTCGAGGTCAACGAGAGCATCCAGATTGCGAAGGAGCGCGGCGCCACGACGATCGCGCTGACCAACGTCGGCTCGCGGCTCGCATGGCTCGTCGATATTCCGCTGCTGCTGCGCGTGGCGAGCCCGATCGATCCGAACACGCCGGGCGTGTCGCGGCTCGTGCATCTATGCATCATGGACGCGCTCGCGATCGGTGTCGCGCTGAAGGCCGGGCCCGAGACGCTGGAGAAGATGCGCCACGCGAAGGCGCGGCTCATGCCGCGCGAGCCGGAAGGAGCGGGCGAGTAA
- a CDS encoding carbohydrate ABC transporter permease: MSRSVSPRAHAPWLLIAPSLVLALFIISYPIFNIVWQSLHEVSRFGAIRDFTGAQNFINVFEDPVFLASVRRTIIWTVCVVGGTVLISVPVALILNQDFHGRGAARTIVMLPWSVSLTMTAVVWRWAFNDDYGMVNVTLQRLGLIGGPIHWLATPEFAFPVEIAVGILVSIPFTVTIFLGGLSSVPGDIYEAARIDGASAWQQFRQLTMPLLRPFINMAILLNVIYVFNSFPIIWVMTQGGPDNSTHILVTYLYELGFRLGRPGEAAAVSLIMLVMLFVFSIAYLRLQPAKEGVTS, encoded by the coding sequence ATGAGCCGTTCCGTTTCTCCGCGCGCGCACGCGCCCTGGTTGCTGATTGCGCCGAGCCTCGTGCTCGCGCTGTTCATCATCAGCTATCCGATTTTCAACATCGTGTGGCAATCGCTGCATGAGGTCTCGCGCTTCGGTGCGATACGCGACTTCACCGGCGCGCAGAATTTCATCAACGTGTTCGAGGACCCGGTATTTCTCGCTTCCGTACGCCGCACGATCATCTGGACCGTGTGCGTGGTGGGCGGCACGGTGCTGATCTCGGTCCCGGTCGCGCTGATTCTGAATCAGGACTTTCACGGCCGCGGCGCGGCGCGCACGATCGTGATGCTGCCGTGGTCCGTCTCGCTGACGATGACGGCCGTCGTATGGCGCTGGGCCTTCAACGACGACTACGGCATGGTCAACGTTACGCTGCAGCGGCTCGGGCTGATCGGTGGCCCGATTCATTGGCTCGCGACACCCGAGTTCGCGTTCCCCGTCGAAATCGCGGTCGGCATTCTCGTGTCGATTCCGTTCACGGTAACGATTTTTCTCGGCGGCCTGTCGTCGGTGCCTGGCGATATCTACGAAGCCGCGCGTATCGACGGCGCGAGCGCCTGGCAGCAATTCCGTCAATTGACGATGCCGCTGCTGCGCCCATTCATCAACATGGCGATCCTGCTGAACGTGATCTACGTGTTCAACTCGTTTCCGATCATCTGGGTCATGACGCAAGGCGGCCCGGACAACAGCACGCACATCCTCGTCACCTATCTGTACGAACTCGGCTTCCGGCTCGGACGCCCCGGCGAAGCAGCCGCCGTGTCGCTGATCATGCTGGTGATGCTGTTCGTGTTCTCGATCGCTTATCTGCGTCTGCAACCCGCGAAAGAAGGAGTGACGTCATGA
- a CDS encoding ABC transporter substrate-binding protein: MSLHARASLALGKVAVALAFAGIAVSAHADTVRVTVAHYSDATAPYFEKMARNFEKANPGTTIKIEDVNWDTLQQKLQTDISGGANADLAIVGTRWLLDFVKDDVAEPLDGYMDANFKARFIGPFLAPGQINGKTYGLPIAASARALYYNKDLLAKVGYPDGPKTWNEVIDASKKLKAQGIAGFGLQGKEIETDVYFYYALWTMGGDVVGKDGKAAFNSPAGVKAATMYKQMIDQGLTQPGVTGYSREDVQNLFKQGRVAMVISAPFLAKQIKKEAPNLKYGIDPVPMGTTHATYAVTDSIVMFKNSKVKKSAWKFLDYLFTKEPRVEFTTTEGFLPTTKAEATDPAFNDPDLKAFIALLPTAHFAPTVTGWEDTAKAVTDAMQAIYLNKAQPADALNAAAAQANKSLGH, translated from the coding sequence ATGTCGTTGCATGCCCGTGCTTCCCTCGCGCTAGGCAAAGTCGCCGTGGCGCTCGCGTTTGCAGGTATCGCCGTCTCGGCTCACGCCGACACGGTCCGCGTGACGGTCGCTCACTACAGCGACGCGACCGCGCCGTACTTCGAGAAAATGGCCCGCAACTTCGAGAAGGCCAATCCCGGCACGACCATCAAGATTGAAGACGTGAACTGGGACACGCTGCAACAGAAGCTGCAAACGGACATCTCCGGCGGCGCCAACGCCGACCTCGCAATCGTCGGCACGCGCTGGCTGCTCGACTTCGTGAAGGACGACGTCGCCGAGCCGCTCGACGGCTACATGGACGCGAACTTCAAGGCCCGCTTCATCGGTCCGTTCCTGGCGCCTGGCCAGATCAACGGCAAGACCTACGGGCTGCCGATCGCCGCTTCCGCCCGCGCGCTGTACTACAACAAGGATCTGCTCGCGAAGGTCGGCTACCCCGACGGCCCGAAGACCTGGAACGAGGTGATCGACGCATCGAAGAAGTTGAAGGCGCAAGGCATCGCCGGCTTCGGTCTGCAAGGCAAGGAAATCGAAACCGACGTCTACTTTTACTACGCGCTGTGGACGATGGGCGGCGACGTGGTCGGCAAGGACGGCAAGGCCGCGTTCAATTCGCCCGCGGGCGTGAAGGCCGCGACGATGTACAAGCAGATGATCGACCAGGGCCTCACGCAACCGGGCGTCACCGGCTATAGCCGCGAGGACGTGCAGAACCTGTTCAAGCAGGGCCGCGTCGCGATGGTGATCTCCGCGCCGTTTCTCGCCAAGCAGATCAAGAAGGAAGCGCCGAATCTGAAGTACGGCATCGATCCGGTGCCGATGGGTACGACGCACGCCACCTACGCGGTCACCGACTCGATCGTGATGTTCAAGAACTCGAAGGTGAAGAAGTCCGCATGGAAGTTCCTCGACTATCTGTTCACGAAGGAACCGCGCGTCGAGTTCACGACGACCGAAGGCTTCCTGCCGACCACGAAGGCCGAAGCGACGGACCCGGCGTTCAACGACCCGGACCTCAAGGCATTCATCGCGTTGCTGCCCACCGCTCACTTCGCGCCGACCGTGACCGGCTGGGAAGACACCGCGAAGGCCGTGACCGACGCGATGCAGGCGATTTACCTGAACAAGGCGCAACCGGCTGACGCGTTGAATGCGGCGGCTGCGCAGGCGAACAAGTCGCTCGGTCACTGA
- a CDS encoding ABC transporter ATP-binding protein, whose translation MAAVQLSGIFKRYGDTQVVHGIDLDIDDGEFVVLVGPSGCGKSTLMRMVAGLEEISGGDLMIGGTRANTLAPQQRNISMVFQSYALYPHLSVYENIAFGPRIRRESSEKFKPRIDAAAKMLNLSDYLDRLPRALSGGQRQRVAMGRAVVREPSLFLFDEPLSNLDAKLRVQMRTEIKALHQRLKNTVIYVTHDQIEAMTMADRIVVMNAGRIEQIGRPLELYDRPANLFVASFLGSPSMNFAEGVIVNRTQGTGLALKLTDGREVALERTPASAVAGANVTLGVRPEHIEITTQIPDAALDVEVIEPTGAETHLYGKIGGTTWCVTTRERSKIDPGQRVALRLPAEHIHLFDTESGRRLV comes from the coding sequence ATGGCAGCAGTGCAACTGAGCGGCATCTTCAAACGCTATGGCGACACCCAGGTCGTGCACGGCATCGATCTCGACATCGACGACGGCGAGTTCGTCGTGCTGGTCGGTCCGTCCGGCTGCGGCAAGAGCACGCTGATGCGGATGGTGGCCGGGCTCGAGGAAATCAGTGGCGGCGATCTGATGATCGGCGGCACGCGCGCGAATACGCTCGCGCCGCAGCAGCGCAATATCTCGATGGTGTTCCAGAGCTATGCGCTGTATCCGCATCTGTCGGTGTACGAAAACATCGCGTTCGGTCCGAGAATTCGCCGCGAATCCTCGGAAAAATTCAAGCCGCGCATCGATGCGGCCGCGAAGATGCTCAACCTCAGTGACTATCTGGACCGCTTGCCGCGGGCACTGTCGGGCGGTCAACGGCAACGGGTCGCGATGGGCCGCGCGGTGGTGCGCGAGCCGTCGCTGTTCCTGTTCGACGAACCGCTGTCGAATCTCGACGCGAAGCTGCGCGTGCAGATGCGCACCGAGATCAAGGCGCTGCATCAGCGCTTGAAGAACACGGTGATCTACGTCACGCACGATCAGATCGAAGCGATGACGATGGCCGATCGCATCGTCGTGATGAACGCGGGACGTATCGAGCAGATCGGCCGTCCGCTCGAACTCTACGACCGGCCGGCGAATCTGTTCGTCGCGAGTTTCCTCGGCTCGCCGTCGATGAATTTCGCCGAGGGCGTGATCGTCAATCGCACGCAGGGTACGGGCCTCGCGTTGAAGCTCACGGACGGCAGAGAGGTCGCGCTCGAGCGCACGCCCGCGTCGGCTGTGGCCGGCGCGAACGTCACGCTCGGTGTGCGGCCCGAGCACATCGAGATCACGACGCAGATACCGGATGCCGCGCTCGACGTCGAAGTGATCGAGCCGACTGGCGCCGAGACGCATTTGTACGGAAAAATCGGCGGCACGACATGGTGCGTGACCACGCGCGAACGCTCGAAGATCGATCCCGGTCAGCGTGTCGCGCTGCGTCTGCCTGCCGAACACATTCATCTATTCGATACGGAGAGTGGGCGCAGGCTGGTCTGA
- a CDS encoding beta-glucosidase family protein: MQKKLWPAVAIAAVVSAVAHAEIPNPGLDFAPMSTVLNPFASAAAHRRAQTLVNKMTIDEKLQFIHSEYAMSAVPGGGAGYIQGVPRLGIPDLNMVDSATGSGSTTQASTTFPATLAVAASWDRALSWNFGKQIAIQLRQQGFGMGLGGGTNLAREPRGGRLFEYLGEDPVLAGEMLAERTDGTQSQKVIATIKHYMGNEQEHNRGGGNSQIDERTMRELYLLPFEIAARRAQPGSVMCSYNQVNGTYACENSHILNDVLKNDWHFEGQVQSDWGATHSTVPAINAGLDEEEDVGSTVYLTPTLVKQAIANGSVSTARLDDMVERKLYVMIRTGVMDDPPKGGATIDFSAARAFAQSVEEQSMVLLKNASNQLPLAAGSLSRIAVIGAHADAAVLTGGGSGNTRDPVTGAFAGCGGLTFGTSTGCSWWTNPWLKLKTPIVSAIQALAPQATVTFAGNSDQQSPFAAYTQPQITQAATLAANSDVAIVVVAQPAGEDIGDLPSLGLANPTNQDALVEAVAAANPHTIVVVESGNPVLMPWKDSVSAIVEAWYPGEGGGNAIANVLFGKVNPSGKLPVTFPMRDQDTPTWGTNGAFAANPVYAEKLDMGYRWYDSQNITPMFEFGYGLSYTHFAYSGLSVQHLPGGLLDVSFNVRNDGRVAGAEVPQVYLGVPYQGEPPRRLVGWDKVGLNPHESRRVHMVVTQRMQSVWDTTNNRWLYVPGSSVYVGASSRDIRLQGHS, from the coding sequence ATGCAGAAGAAACTATGGCCGGCCGTCGCGATAGCGGCGGTCGTGAGCGCCGTTGCGCACGCGGAAATTCCCAATCCTGGTCTCGACTTCGCGCCCATGTCGACGGTGCTGAACCCATTCGCGTCCGCGGCGGCGCATCGGCGCGCGCAAACCCTCGTCAACAAGATGACGATCGACGAAAAGCTGCAGTTCATTCATTCGGAGTACGCGATGTCGGCCGTGCCGGGCGGCGGCGCGGGCTACATTCAGGGCGTGCCGCGTCTCGGCATTCCCGACCTGAACATGGTCGACTCCGCCACGGGTTCGGGCAGCACCACACAAGCGTCGACGACTTTCCCGGCAACGCTCGCGGTGGCGGCTAGCTGGGACCGGGCACTGTCGTGGAACTTCGGCAAGCAGATCGCGATCCAGTTGCGTCAGCAAGGCTTCGGTATGGGGCTCGGCGGCGGCACGAACCTCGCGCGTGAGCCGCGCGGTGGCCGGCTCTTCGAGTATCTCGGCGAAGATCCGGTGCTGGCCGGCGAAATGCTCGCCGAGCGCACCGACGGCACACAAAGCCAGAAGGTCATCGCGACGATCAAGCACTACATGGGCAACGAGCAGGAACATAACCGCGGCGGCGGCAACAGCCAGATCGACGAGCGCACGATGCGCGAGCTCTATCTGCTGCCGTTCGAAATCGCCGCGCGTCGCGCGCAGCCAGGCAGCGTGATGTGCAGCTACAACCAGGTCAACGGCACGTATGCCTGCGAGAACTCGCATATTCTCAACGACGTGCTGAAGAACGACTGGCACTTCGAAGGTCAGGTGCAGTCGGACTGGGGCGCGACGCATAGCACCGTACCGGCTATCAACGCCGGTCTCGATGAGGAAGAAGACGTCGGTTCGACCGTCTACCTGACGCCCACGCTGGTCAAGCAGGCCATCGCGAACGGCTCGGTGTCGACCGCGCGCCTCGACGACATGGTCGAGCGCAAGCTGTACGTGATGATCCGCACCGGCGTGATGGACGATCCGCCAAAGGGTGGCGCGACCATCGACTTCTCCGCAGCGAGGGCGTTCGCGCAGTCAGTGGAAGAGCAATCGATGGTACTGCTGAAGAACGCCAGCAATCAGTTGCCGCTCGCCGCCGGTTCGCTGTCGCGCATCGCGGTGATCGGCGCTCACGCCGACGCGGCGGTGCTGACGGGCGGCGGTTCGGGAAATACGCGCGATCCGGTGACGGGCGCGTTCGCCGGTTGCGGAGGTTTGACGTTCGGCACGTCGACGGGCTGCAGCTGGTGGACCAACCCGTGGCTGAAACTGAAGACGCCGATCGTGTCGGCGATTCAGGCGCTCGCGCCGCAGGCCACGGTGACCTTCGCCGGCAACAGCGATCAGCAGTCGCCGTTTGCCGCCTACACGCAACCGCAGATCACCCAGGCGGCGACGCTGGCGGCCAACTCCGACGTCGCGATCGTGGTGGTCGCGCAACCGGCCGGTGAGGACATCGGCGATCTGCCGAGCCTCGGCCTCGCGAATCCGACCAACCAGGACGCGCTCGTCGAAGCGGTTGCGGCTGCGAATCCGCACACGATCGTCGTCGTCGAAAGCGGCAATCCTGTGCTGATGCCGTGGAAGGATAGTGTGTCGGCGATCGTCGAAGCATGGTATCCGGGCGAAGGCGGCGGCAACGCGATCGCGAACGTGCTGTTCGGCAAGGTCAATCCTTCCGGCAAGCTGCCCGTCACGTTCCCGATGCGCGACCAGGATACGCCGACGTGGGGCACCAATGGCGCGTTTGCGGCGAACCCGGTGTACGCCGAGAAGCTCGATATGGGCTATCGCTGGTACGACTCGCAGAACATCACGCCGATGTTCGAGTTCGGCTACGGCCTGTCGTACACGCACTTCGCGTACTCGGGTCTGTCGGTCCAGCATTTGCCCGGCGGCCTGCTCGACGTGTCGTTCAACGTGCGTAACGATGGGCGCGTCGCGGGAGCGGAAGTGCCGCAGGTGTATCTCGGGGTGCCGTATCAGGGTGAACCGCCGCGGCGTCTCGTCGGTTGGGACAAGGTCGGTCTGAATCCCCACGAATCGCGCCGCGTGCACATGGTCGTAACGCAGCGCATGCAGAGTGTGTGGGATACGACGAATAACCGTTGGCTCTACGTGCCGGGCAGCTCGGTGTACGTCGGCGCATCGTCGCGCGACATCCGTCTGCAGGGCCACAGCTAA
- a CDS encoding MarR family winged helix-turn-helix transcriptional regulator, giving the protein MYSDFLTFRLDLTSALLINRANIVYRERWDLDVRALRVLRLVCSQPDITPKAVSQRALIEKTLLSKVLAELETRGLITRNMHASDRRSIALRATAHGLDVAQASEAVGTDLEVELAKALSKNERKTLERLLGKLSHSLLESESASTPPAGS; this is encoded by the coding sequence TTGTACTCGGACTTCCTGACTTTCAGGCTCGACCTGACCAGCGCGTTGCTGATCAACCGCGCGAACATCGTCTACCGCGAGCGCTGGGATCTCGACGTGCGTGCGCTGCGCGTGCTGCGCCTCGTATGCTCGCAGCCCGACATCACGCCGAAGGCCGTTTCGCAGCGCGCGCTGATCGAAAAGACGTTGCTTTCCAAGGTCCTCGCCGAGCTTGAAACGCGCGGCCTGATCACGCGCAACATGCATGCGTCGGACCGCCGTAGCATCGCGTTGCGCGCCACCGCGCACGGGCTCGACGTCGCGCAGGCGTCCGAAGCGGTCGGCACCGACCTCGAAGTCGAGCTCGCGAAGGCGCTCAGCAAGAACGAACGCAAAACGCTCGAGCGTCTGCTCGGCAAGCTTTCGCACAGCCTGCTCGAAAGCGAGTCCGCAAGCACGCCGCCTGCGGGATCCTGA
- a CDS encoding SDR family oxidoreductase, with protein MDRVVLVTGACGGIGSVLCERFVEAGDTVLALDIDAAALQALSARLGADKVAPVAVDLGDAAAVQQAVAAAVAQRGPVDVLVANAGAALGASLATTDAASWHRDIHLNLNGTYHTVEAVRASMIERQRGSLVLIGSVNGLAALGHPAYSAAKAGLISYTKALAIELGRYGIRANIVCPGTVKTQAWQARVDKNPQVFEELKKWYPLRDFATPDDIADAVLFLASPQARVITGVALPVDGGLMAGNRLMAEELTLESF; from the coding sequence ATGGATCGTGTCGTATTGGTAACGGGCGCATGCGGCGGTATCGGCAGTGTGTTGTGCGAGCGCTTCGTCGAGGCGGGCGACACCGTGCTCGCGCTCGACATCGACGCGGCCGCGCTGCAAGCACTGAGCGCGCGACTCGGCGCGGACAAGGTCGCGCCGGTCGCGGTCGATCTCGGCGACGCCGCCGCGGTGCAGCAGGCGGTGGCCGCCGCGGTCGCGCAGCGCGGCCCGGTCGACGTGCTGGTCGCGAACGCGGGCGCGGCGCTCGGCGCGTCGCTCGCGACCACCGACGCCGCGAGCTGGCACCGCGACATCCATCTGAACCTGAACGGCACGTATCACACGGTCGAGGCGGTGCGCGCGTCGATGATCGAACGGCAGCGCGGCTCGCTCGTGCTGATCGGCTCGGTGAACGGTCTCGCCGCGCTCGGCCATCCCGCATATAGCGCCGCGAAGGCCGGCTTGATCAGCTATACGAAGGCGCTCGCGATCGAACTGGGCCGCTACGGCATTCGCGCGAACATCGTGTGTCCGGGCACGGTGAAGACGCAGGCATGGCAGGCGCGCGTCGACAAGAACCCGCAGGTATTCGAGGAACTGAAGAAGTGGTATCCGTTGCGCGACTTCGCGACGCCCGACGACATTGCCGACGCGGTGCTGTTTCTCGCGTCGCCGCAAGCGCGCGTGATCACCGGCGTCGCGTTGCCGGTCGATGGCGGCTTGATGGCGGGCAACCGCCTGATGGCGGAGGAGCTGACGCTCGAGTCGTTCTGA
- a CDS encoding M23 family metallopeptidase: protein MMRVSYLRHACCCARAISVTVGHSMNCRFTSSARAVLLCGIAALLGTSSAIRSSLTSEVIVPAVDEPVSKAGHSELSDAAPLRMPEADSGSYAGRIDGTLHDTLVRANVPMDIQEQIAHIFAHQLDLAAPAQKGDTYQVLYGRDDTTTARKRLTAVELRSRGQVYQAVWFIAPGHTDGDYYSFDGRRLTDKPFTMPLGHARVSSRFGYRHHPVKGKHLMHTGVDFAAPMGTSVAAAASGTVRFVGFRSGYGKIVELSHPRGYTTHYAHLSAFARDLRVGAPVTGGQPLGAVGSTGTATGAHLHFEVRKHDRPVDPLTLTSRTRAAPLTASQRIAFDSMTGALLERLAALPADTPPVRMASNAEGTANRAGNRKGSLV from the coding sequence ATGATGCGCGTTTCCTATCTACGTCATGCCTGCTGCTGCGCCCGCGCTATTTCCGTCACCGTGGGCCATTCGATGAATTGCCGATTTACATCTTCAGCGCGTGCCGTGTTGCTATGCGGCATCGCTGCGCTGCTGGGCACATCGAGCGCAATCCGATCTTCCCTGACCTCGGAAGTGATCGTGCCGGCTGTTGACGAGCCTGTTAGCAAAGCCGGGCATAGTGAGCTGTCTGACGCTGCGCCGCTTCGCATGCCGGAGGCCGATAGCGGGTCATACGCGGGGCGCATCGATGGCACATTGCACGACACGCTCGTACGGGCCAACGTGCCGATGGATATACAGGAACAAATCGCGCATATTTTTGCGCATCAGCTCGATCTCGCCGCCCCCGCGCAGAAGGGCGACACCTACCAGGTCCTCTACGGACGCGACGATACAACGACAGCGCGCAAGCGTCTCACGGCCGTCGAACTGAGGTCACGCGGTCAAGTCTACCAGGCCGTATGGTTTATCGCGCCGGGGCACACCGATGGGGACTACTACTCATTCGACGGACGGCGGCTCACCGACAAGCCCTTTACGATGCCGCTCGGTCACGCTCGGGTCAGTTCGCGATTCGGCTACCGACACCATCCGGTCAAGGGCAAGCATCTGATGCACACAGGTGTGGACTTTGCCGCACCCATGGGGACTTCTGTCGCCGCCGCCGCCTCGGGAACCGTGCGGTTCGTTGGCTTCAGAAGCGGTTACGGCAAGATCGTCGAGCTCAGTCATCCGCGAGGCTATACGACGCATTACGCGCATCTGTCGGCCTTCGCCCGCGACTTGCGCGTCGGCGCGCCGGTGACTGGAGGACAGCCCCTCGGCGCGGTAGGCAGTACCGGCACAGCCACGGGGGCTCATCTGCATTTCGAGGTGCGCAAGCACGATCGACCGGTCGATCCGCTCACGTTGACGAGCCGAACCCGCGCTGCGCCGCTCACGGCAAGTCAACGGATCGCGTTCGATAGCATGACAGGCGCCCTGCTCGAAAGACTCGCGGCGTTGCCCGCCGATACTCCGCCGGTCAGAATGGCGTCGAATGCTGAAGGCACAGCGAATCGCGCTGGAAACAGGAAAGGCTCGTTGGTTTGA